A single window of Pontibacillus chungwhensis DNA harbors:
- a CDS encoding BCCT family transporter: MNKKIMDWPTFAGALFLLLAVTIPLILFPQKGQVVVDKTQDFITTNFGVVFMIVGLGIFLFLLYVAFSKNGQVKLGDKGEKQEFSNFSWAAMLFCAGIGSSILYWGTIEWAYYYQSPPFAAEGGTQEAIQWASVYGIFHWGPIAWAIYTLPALPIAYFYYVRKKPVLKISEACRPVIGKRADGPLGTIIDVLFMFGLMGGAGTTLALGTPMIAQGISSLTGIEVTLKLKVGILLVCTVIFAISAYSGLKKGIKVLSDVNLWLSLFLLAFVFIFGPTKFISETTFNSLGLLADNFFRMSTWTESFAGLSTFAETNFPESWTVFYWAWWLVYAPFVGLFIARISRGRTIKQMVLGTMLYGTLGSILFFGIIGNFGMYMQLTGQFDVINVLNTQGAPAAIISVIAQLPMAPIMIATFTVLAIIFLATTFDSSSYILASVVQNYVEDEPLRWNRLFWAFALCLLPLTLMILGGLGTLQTASIVGGTPLLFIMVMLAWSFMKASTEDIVASDDYQPKTINLDSKQIKRRLKRKKRLQKEQEQEDSQVS; the protein is encoded by the coding sequence ATGAATAAAAAAATAATGGATTGGCCCACATTTGCAGGGGCATTATTCCTACTATTAGCAGTTACCATTCCACTCATTTTATTTCCTCAAAAAGGTCAAGTAGTTGTGGACAAAACCCAAGATTTCATTACCACTAACTTCGGGGTTGTCTTCATGATTGTTGGCCTCGGCATTTTCTTATTCCTCCTCTATGTCGCATTTAGTAAAAACGGTCAAGTAAAACTAGGAGACAAAGGTGAAAAACAAGAATTTAGTAACTTCTCCTGGGCAGCCATGCTTTTCTGTGCCGGTATCGGTTCTAGTATTCTATACTGGGGTACAATTGAATGGGCTTATTACTACCAATCTCCCCCATTCGCCGCTGAAGGTGGCACACAGGAAGCGATTCAATGGGCAAGCGTATACGGCATCTTCCACTGGGGACCAATCGCTTGGGCCATTTATACATTACCTGCTTTACCTATTGCTTATTTCTATTATGTTCGTAAAAAGCCAGTATTAAAGATCAGTGAAGCTTGTCGCCCTGTTATCGGGAAACGAGCAGACGGGCCACTTGGTACGATTATTGATGTTCTATTCATGTTCGGTTTAATGGGCGGTGCTGGGACAACCCTTGCGCTTGGTACACCAATGATCGCACAAGGTATTTCAAGCCTTACTGGAATTGAAGTTACACTTAAACTAAAAGTGGGTATACTGTTAGTTTGTACAGTTATCTTTGCCATTAGTGCATACTCCGGATTGAAAAAAGGGATTAAAGTTCTAAGTGATGTGAACTTATGGTTATCACTTTTCTTACTTGCTTTTGTATTTATTTTCGGACCAACTAAATTTATCTCTGAAACAACGTTTAATAGTCTTGGATTATTAGCAGATAACTTCTTCCGCATGAGTACGTGGACAGAATCGTTTGCTGGTCTAAGCACATTTGCTGAAACGAACTTCCCTGAATCCTGGACAGTCTTCTACTGGGCTTGGTGGCTTGTTTATGCACCGTTCGTAGGACTCTTTATCGCCAGAATTTCCCGAGGTCGTACAATTAAACAGATGGTTCTTGGAACAATGTTATACGGCACGCTTGGAAGCATCTTATTCTTCGGGATAATCGGAAACTTCGGAATGTACATGCAACTAACAGGTCAGTTTGATGTTATTAATGTTTTAAATACTCAAGGGGCACCGGCTGCCATTATTAGCGTTATTGCTCAGCTTCCAATGGCTCCAATTATGATTGCAACCTTCACCGTATTGGCTATTATCTTCCTAGCCACAACATTTGACTCCAGTTCGTATATCCTGGCTTCTGTTGTACAGAATTACGTTGAAGATGAGCCACTACGCTGGAACCGCCTATTCTGGGCATTTGCTCTTTGCTTACTTCCATTAACGTTAATGATTCTAGGCGGATTAGGCACATTGCAAACAGCCAGTATCGTTGGCGGAACACCATTACTATTCATCATGGTGATGTTGGCCTGGTCATTTATGAAAGCTTCGACCGAAGATATCGTAGCCTCTGATGACTATCAACCAAAAACGATTAACTTAGATTCTAAACAAATCAAACGACGCTTAAAACGTAAGAAACGTCTTCAAAAAGAGCAAGAACAAGAAGACTCTCAAGTAAGTTAA
- the queC gene encoding 7-cyano-7-deazaguanine synthase QueC, whose translation MDKKKALVVFSGGQDSTTCLFWAMKHFDEVEAVTFDYNQRHDEEIEVAKEIAEDLGVKHTILDMSLLSQLAPNALTRDDIEVKDGENGDLPSTFVPGRNLLFLSFASIMGKQIGAQHIVTGVCETDFSGYPDCRDVFIKSLNVTLNLSMDDQFVVHTPLMWLDKAQTWGLADDLDALTYVKERTLTCYHGVRGSGCGECPSCKLRQNGLDTYMKQKEGANA comes from the coding sequence ATGGATAAAAAGAAAGCTTTAGTCGTATTTAGTGGAGGGCAAGATAGTACAACTTGTTTGTTCTGGGCGATGAAGCATTTTGATGAAGTGGAAGCGGTGACGTTTGATTATAACCAGCGTCACGATGAAGAAATAGAAGTGGCTAAAGAAATCGCGGAAGATCTTGGGGTGAAGCATACGATTCTTGATATGTCTTTATTGAGTCAATTAGCTCCGAATGCTCTAACGCGTGATGATATTGAAGTGAAAGATGGGGAGAATGGAGATTTGCCATCTACATTTGTGCCGGGACGTAATCTATTATTCTTATCATTTGCATCTATAATGGGGAAACAGATCGGTGCTCAGCATATTGTTACAGGGGTATGCGAGACGGACTTTAGTGGATATCCGGATTGCCGTGATGTATTCATAAAGTCGCTTAATGTGACGCTTAACCTGTCGATGGATGATCAGTTTGTGGTTCATACGCCACTTATGTGGTTAGATAAAGCCCAGACGTGGGGACTAGCGGATGATTTAGATGCTTTAACTTATGTAAAGGAACGGACGTTAACGTGTTACCACGGGGTGCGAGGTTCAGGTTGTGGGGAGTGCCCATCTTGTAAATTGCGCCAAAACGGCTTAGACACCTATATGAAACAAAAAGAAGGAGCGAACGCATAA
- the queD gene encoding 6-carboxytetrahydropterin synthase QueD, with protein sequence MDQYGFRIVEDLQKIDQDIKRSDLKYHKKRVMVSKEFTFDAAHHLHCYEGKCKNLHGHTYRVVFGISGYTDEIGIVMDFGDIKQIWKEQIEVHLDHRYINETLPLMNTTAENMVVWIYEKMAGAIPQDEQSLRVEFVKLYETPTSFAEARREWMEL encoded by the coding sequence ATGGATCAATATGGATTTCGCATCGTAGAAGATTTACAAAAAATTGACCAGGATATTAAGCGTAGTGACCTTAAGTATCATAAGAAACGCGTTATGGTAAGTAAAGAGTTTACGTTTGATGCTGCTCACCACTTACATTGTTATGAAGGGAAGTGTAAGAACCTTCATGGACACACGTATCGCGTCGTGTTTGGAATTAGTGGGTATACGGATGAAATCGGAATTGTAATGGACTTTGGGGATATTAAGCAAATTTGGAAAGAACAAATTGAAGTTCATCTGGACCATCGCTATATTAACGAAACCCTTCCTTTAATGAACACCACAGCTGAGAATATGGTGGTGTGGATTTATGAGAAGATGGCAGGAGCCATCCCTCAGGATGAACAATCCCTTCGCGTGGAGTTTGTGAAGCTTTATGAAACGCCAACTAGCTTTGCAGAGGCAAGAAGGGAGTGGATGGAGCTTTGA
- the queE gene encoding 7-carboxy-7-deazaguanine synthase QueE — MSKLPVLEVFGPTIQGEGMVVGRKTMFVRTAGCDYSCAWCDSAFTWDGSAKEDIRLLTADEIFEELRDVGGDAFDHVTISGGNPGLLKHMGTLVDLLHENGCEVALETQGSKWQDWFKNIDDLTISPKPPSSLMKTDWHKLDEIIAELNPLTTSLKVVVFDKEDLEYAKGIHKRYPNIPFFVQVGNDDTEEVDDTKLMHHLLGKYEWLIDQVMASTELNRVRVLPQVHALLWGNRRGV; from the coding sequence TTGAGTAAGCTTCCAGTTCTAGAGGTATTTGGACCGACCATCCAAGGGGAAGGGATGGTTGTTGGGCGAAAGACCATGTTTGTTAGGACAGCTGGGTGTGATTACAGTTGTGCTTGGTGCGACTCAGCGTTTACTTGGGATGGAAGTGCGAAAGAGGACATTCGTCTATTAACGGCGGATGAAATCTTTGAAGAGCTACGAGATGTTGGTGGTGATGCTTTTGATCACGTTACAATCTCTGGCGGAAATCCTGGGTTGTTGAAACATATGGGTACCCTTGTTGATCTCTTGCATGAGAATGGGTGTGAAGTGGCCCTTGAGACGCAGGGGAGCAAGTGGCAAGACTGGTTCAAGAATATTGATGACTTAACGATCTCGCCTAAACCTCCAAGTTCCTTGATGAAGACGGATTGGCATAAACTTGATGAAATTATTGCGGAGCTTAACCCGCTTACGACGAGCTTAAAAGTGGTCGTGTTTGATAAAGAAGATTTGGAATATGCCAAAGGAATCCATAAGCGCTACCCGAACATTCCGTTCTTTGTACAAGTAGGGAATGATGATACAGAAGAAGTGGACGATACGAAGTTGATGCATCATTTACTTGGTAAATATGAATGGCTTATTGACCAGGTGATGGCTTCAACTGAATTGAACCGCGTGCGCGTCCTTCCGCAAGTTCATGCGCTCTTATGGGGTAATAGAAGAGGTGTATAG